From one Desulfonatronum sp. SC1 genomic stretch:
- a CDS encoding RiPP maturation radical SAM C-methyltransferase: protein MNKPEAGIISPRPVILVSAPWAMYNRPSIQLGALKAHLRRRFPDVPVRAEHLHLQAAAEVGYSAYQAVSERTWVAESVAAALLFPDQAPAIQRLFQRESRQNPVLRAAGLPALAQALDRVCDRFIADIDWSVFGLAGFSVSLCQLTCSLVLIRRIKRQYPELPVVVGGASFSGESLAALTAAFPEIDHLVQGEGETALAELTDALCRGGKFLPDASNRQIQDLDELPAPDFDDYFAQLQRLGPARRFHPVLPVEASRGCWWIRKPRPDRPAQGCAFCNLNRHWTGYRSKSPRKVAEEITALSTRHKVLGFSFMDNLLPRKGATELFTALVESGRDYRLFGEIRADTPPAQLAAMRRAGMREVQVGVEALSSALLARMNKGTGALDNIEAMRHCEALGIHHGGNLLMRFPGSTAEEVEETLINMEFAAPYLPLNPVSFWLGLESPVFRDPRGHGIRLTGNDPRWSVLFPPQIARTLRFMVQGYVGGKLEQRRLWRPVEHRASQWAKEYAQSMRGPNPAPILGYQDGADFLIITRRRPDKTHDVHRLPQTSRRIYLFCRKSRTRNQIQTLLPHLVADKLDGFLRMMVDKRLMFSESDRFLSLAVPMDRCAEDFERPMA, encoded by the coding sequence GCCGCCGGTTTCCCGACGTGCCGGTCCGGGCGGAGCATCTTCATCTTCAGGCGGCCGCCGAGGTCGGCTATTCCGCGTATCAGGCCGTGTCCGAACGGACCTGGGTCGCGGAGAGCGTGGCCGCGGCCTTGCTCTTTCCGGACCAAGCCCCGGCCATTCAGCGGCTCTTCCAGCGGGAAAGCAGGCAAAATCCGGTCCTCCGCGCCGCGGGGTTGCCGGCCTTGGCCCAGGCCTTGGACAGGGTCTGCGACCGGTTCATCGCCGACATCGACTGGTCCGTGTTCGGCCTGGCCGGGTTCAGCGTCTCCCTGTGCCAATTGACCTGTTCCCTGGTCCTGATCCGGCGCATCAAGCGACAATATCCGGAATTGCCCGTGGTGGTCGGCGGGGCCAGTTTTTCCGGAGAATCCCTCGCGGCCCTGACCGCCGCGTTTCCGGAGATCGATCATCTGGTCCAGGGAGAGGGGGAAACGGCCCTGGCCGAGCTGACGGACGCCCTGTGCCGAGGTGGGAAGTTTTTGCCAGACGCCTCAAACCGACAAATCCAGGACCTGGACGAGCTGCCCGCTCCGGATTTCGACGACTACTTCGCCCAACTGCAACGCCTCGGGCCGGCGAGGCGGTTCCATCCCGTGCTTCCGGTGGAGGCCTCCCGGGGCTGCTGGTGGATCAGAAAGCCCAGGCCGGATCGTCCGGCCCAAGGCTGCGCGTTCTGCAACCTGAACCGGCACTGGACCGGATACCGGTCCAAGTCTCCGCGCAAGGTCGCGGAGGAAATCACCGCCCTGAGCACCCGGCACAAGGTGCTGGGCTTTTCGTTCATGGACAACCTGCTGCCCCGCAAGGGCGCGACGGAACTGTTCACCGCGCTGGTTGAATCCGGCAGGGACTACCGGCTGTTCGGCGAAATCCGGGCCGACACGCCCCCGGCCCAGCTCGCGGCCATGCGCCGGGCCGGGATGCGCGAAGTCCAGGTGGGCGTCGAGGCCTTGAGCAGCGCCCTGCTGGCCAGGATGAACAAGGGCACCGGCGCCCTGGACAACATCGAGGCCATGCGCCACTGCGAAGCCCTGGGCATCCACCACGGCGGCAACCTGCTGATGCGCTTTCCGGGCTCCACGGCCGAGGAGGTCGAGGAAACCCTGATCAACATGGAATTTGCCGCTCCCTACCTGCCCCTGAACCCGGTGTCCTTCTGGCTGGGCCTGGAAAGCCCGGTGTTCCGCGATCCGCGCGGTCACGGAATCCGCCTGACGGGCAACGACCCGCGCTGGAGCGTCCTGTTTCCTCCCCAAATTGCCCGGACCCTGCGCTTCATGGTGCAAGGGTACGTCGGCGGCAAGCTGGAACAGCGCCGACTATGGCGACCGGTGGAACACCGGGCAAGCCAATGGGCCAAGGAATACGCCCAATCCATGCGCGGCCCGAACCCCGCCCCGATCCTGGGCTACCAGGACGGCGCGGACTTCCTGATCATCACCCGCCGCCGCCCGGACAAAACCCACGACGTCCACCGCCTGCCCCAAACCTCGCGCCGCATCTATCTCTTCTGCCGAAAAAGCCGCACCAGAAACCAAATCCAAACCCTGCTCCCCCACCTGGTCGCGGACAAACTGGACGGATTTTTGCGGATGATGGTGGACAAACGGCTGATGTTCTCGGAATCCGACAGATTCCTTAGCCTGGCCGTACCCATGGACCGATGCGCGGAGGATTTTGAGCGGCCAATGGCGTGA